A part of Cannabis sativa cultivar Pink pepper isolate KNU-18-1 chromosome 6, ASM2916894v1, whole genome shotgun sequence genomic DNA contains:
- the LOC133038809 gene encoding disease resistance protein RPM1-like — MAETFLSPVIDKLLDLLNQQVTLLKGVHKEVESLKDELKIIQPFLIDAEKKLAKDELSDAAKEWLKQMREVAERIEDVIDEYLYHLAHNHHHHHHGLIISIRRAAGYIGSVKLRRNLASKIKDINESLLKVQKRGISYGLRHFEEGSSSSRITNRDASVIDPRLGSLFIGEDEFVRIDSTTNELIRSLLEGPTTRSVISLVGQGGIGKTTLARKVYTAGNVRTHFEYFAWITVSQSYNLEKVLTTMKSQICPTNEEEHVETIEGLIELLRQHLQTKRYVIVFDDVWEVDFWRNIKHVLPSSNNKGDRIIVTTRNTRIAYDAKDTPFDHVQELKTWSSELAWELFCKKAFRFEFEGHCPKELEQLSHQIISKCHGLPLVISAVAGLFSKKEKTKLEWGRVFDNLNYEFEKNPQLTSVFKILSFSYDDLPYYLKTCFLYFGIFPEDSKIYNKRLYSLWIAENFIKSRKGKTEEEVAEEYLNELIHRNLVSFETVNGIEKECRVHDLIHDVILTKCEELCFCQIINQSKLRFKGDCRRLAIHNTTKDVLNLVGSNSKIRSIFLFDIDEVTESFIISLFQKFQLLKVFDFENAPLHKLPKEIGNLFNLKYLNLRMTNVKIIPKSIGNLQNLQMLNLNKSFYAQDLPIEIYKLRSLRHILAGVLINYEKDYRFDSDIGVRIHKGIGNLEELQTLSSVRISPSTIELVKELEKLTKLKKLGIQHLTSGISTETLCSSIERMSQLEELHLHAKTEEEILDLKSLSSPPPFLRYLSLFCRLQQLPKWISKLQNLQALVLWFSRLTEEPLKYLKGLPNLAYLRMVETYVGDELHFEEGGFKRLKHLRVIHFKEMKEMKIERDALPQLEKLWLGSFPSMSEMPSDIQLLKGLKSLDIMDMSREFVVDLQPNGAGYWKIQHIPSVNFWYVNSMGEMYETYKLGESNLLERLQSNS, encoded by the coding sequence ATGGCAGAGACGTTTTTGAGCCCTGTGATTGACAAGTTACTTGATCTGCTTAATCAGCAAGTAACTTTGCTGAAAGGAGTCCACAAAGAAGTAGAGAGCTTGAAAGATGAGTTGAAGATCATTCAGCCTTTTCTTATTGATGCCGAAAAGAAACTTGCCAAAGATGAACTCAGTGATGCTGCAAAAGAATGGCTTAAACAGATGAGAGAAGTGGCTGAACGCATTGAAGATGTTATCGACGAGTACCTTTACCATCTTGCTCATAATCACCATCACCATCACCATGGACTTATCATTTCAATTCGAAGAGCTGCTGGTTATATTGGGTCCGTCAAACTACGTCGTAACTTAGCTTCTAAAATTAAAGACATTAACGAGTCTTTGCTAAAAGTTCAAAAGAGAGGCATAAGTTATGGCTTGAGACATTTTGAGGAAGGTTCAAGTAGTAGTAGGATCACAAATAGGGATGCATCTGTCATTGACCCTCGATTGGGTTCGTTGTTTATTGGTGAAGATGAGTTTGTGAGAATTGATTCAACCACCAATGAACTTATAAGGAGTTTGCTCGAAGGACCAACCACCCGCTCTGTGATTTCACTCGTAGGCCAAGGAGGAATTGGGAAAACTACTCTTGCTAGAAAAGTTTACACTGCTGGAAATGTGAGAACACACTTTGAATACTTTGCTTGGATCACTGTGTCTCAATCATACAACTTGGAGAAGGTCTTAACCACCATGAAAAGTCAGATATGCCCAACAAACGAAGAAGAGCATGTGGAAACTATTGAAGGACTAATTGAGCTTTTGCGGCAACATTTGCAGACAAAGAGGTATGTAATTGTTTTTGATGATGTGTGGGAGGTAGACTTTTGGAGGAATATTAAACATGTTCTTCCTAGTAGTAATAATAAAGGTGACAGGATCATTGTAACAACTCGCAATACTAGAATTGCTTATGATGCAAAAGATACCCCCTTTGATCATGTTCAAGAGCTCAAAACATGGTCCTCGGAGTTGGCTTGGGAGTTATTTTGCAAAAAAGCATTTCGTTTTGAGTTTGAGGGACATTGCCCAAAAGAGTTAGAGcaattgtctcatcagattaTAAGCAAATGTCACGGTTTGCCACTTGTCATTTCTGCTGTAGCTGGTTTATTctctaaaaaagaaaagaccAAATTGGAATGGGGAAGAGTGTTTGATAATCTCAATTACGAGTTTGAAAAAAATCCCCAACTTACTAGTGTGTTCAAGATTTTATCTTTCAGCTATGATGATCTACCCTACTATCTTAAAACTTGTTTcttatattttggtatttttccagAAGATAGTAAAATTTATAACAAGAGGTTATATTCACTTTGGATTGCTGAAAATTTTATCAAATCAAGGAAAGGCAAGACAGAAGAAGAAGTTGCTGAAGAATACTTGAATGAGCTCATTCATAGAAACTTGGTTTCGTTTGAAACAGTAAATGGAATTGAAAAAGAGTGTCGAGTTCATGATTTGATTCATGATGTTATTTTAACAAAATGTGAAGAATTGTGTTTCTGCCAAATAATCAATCAAAGCAAGTTAAGATTCAAAGGAGATTGTCGCCGCCTCGCAATCCACAACACAACAAAAGATGTTCTAAATCTTGTAGGAAGCAATTCTAAGATTcgatctatttttctttttgacaTTGATGAAGTGACAGAATCTTTCATAATTAGCTTGTTTCAAAAGTTTCAATTGTTAAAGGTGTTTGATTTTGAGAATGCACCTCTTCATAAGCTTCCTAAAGAGATAGGAAATTTGTTCAATCTGAAGTACTTGAATTTAAGAATGACAAATGTGAAGATTATTCCAAAATCCATTGGTAATTTACAAAATCTACAGATGTTGAATCTGAACAAGTCCTTCTATGCGCAAGACTTACCAATTGAGATTTATAAGCTTCGAAGTCTGCGACACATTCTAGCTggagttttaattaattatgagaaaGATTACAGATTTGATTCAGATATTGGTGTGAGAATACATAAAGGGATTGGGAATTTAGAAGAGTTACAAACACTTTCATCTGTGAGAATATCTCCTAGCACAATTGAGTTAGTGAAAGAACTAGAGAAGTTGACAAAATTGAAGAAGTTAGGGATTCAACACTTGACATCAGGAATCAGTACTGAAACACTGTGTTCATCCATTGAGAGAATGAGTCAACTAGAAGAATTACACTTACATGCCAAGACAGAAGAAGAAATTCTAGATTTAAAATCACTTTCATCTCCTCCTCCTTTCTTACGTTATCTCTCTTTGTTCTGTCGACTACAACAGCTTCCAAAATGGATTTCAAAGCTTCAAAATTTACAAGCTTTAGTTCTTTGGTTTTCGAGGTTAACCGAAGAGCCATTAAAATACCTCAAAGGGTTGCCAAATTTAGCATACTTGAGGATGGTGGAGACATATGTTGGAGATGAATTGCATTTTGAGGAAGGTGGTTTTAAAAGACTGAAACATCTGAGagtaatacattttaaagaaatgaaggagatgaaaatagagagagatgcACTGCCTCAGCTTGAGAAGTTATGGCTTGGATCTTTCCCATCAATGAGTGAGATGCCTTCAGATATTCAACTCTTGAAAGGACTCAAATCTCTTGATATCATGGACATGTCAAGGGAGTTTGTGGTCGATCTACAACCAAATGGCGCTGGTTATTGGAAAATTCAGCATATTCCGTCAGTCAATTTTTGGTATGTTAATAGTATGGGAGAGATGTATGAAACCTACAAGCTGGGTGAGTCAAACTTGTTGGAGCGTCTCCAATCCAACTCATAG